The following coding sequences lie in one Acropora palmata chromosome 3, jaAcrPala1.3, whole genome shotgun sequence genomic window:
- the LOC141876473 gene encoding something about silencing protein 10-like isoform X1, with translation MGRRKRGKPWKRSEHDQEEEEYDKPDPNSVDFIYDNVDKYHAEREKILLEKVVYAKGRKVFSEENNFQNVDVMALDIADSSDEDEEDEENSDEEEEEKEEFDEKEDMSENEDNTGIPDTKWWGKEKSAFYSGDVVEEYGDSDEEMDELAQEEEREALALQKQMAASLEEQDFDADILELPHLSKKKGKEDELEKEKIVQDLSKLSKEEKIEILMRDSPELFKLMDEFKSKLKEVTERLHPLVKLARAGQISEEGASYLELKHQLYLNYCVNIGFYLLLKAKKMSVKDHPVMARLVQYQKLITELKPLDEKLKSEEKLLLTQSQIPEQNGSLEESMLPRVPTKKASKRPTKTAKSASCLLDDEGKVLEGDSAVGKGLKVKKVKVKEEKKASRKRQAEEDRGLMGSVEANGAVKLANGKKKEAEQATERATEEQPLDEEKDVTEEGKRAITNQMSQNKIFRARKKKKECSNPRVKHRKKYYKAKIKHKSQVLPVMNEQYRYGGEMTGIKSNLTRSVKIR, from the exons ATGGGTAGAAGGAAAAG AGGTAAGCCATGGAAAAGATCTGAACATGACCAAGAGGAGGAAGAGTATGATAAGCCTGACCCT AATTCAGTTGACTTCATTTATGATAATGTTGATAAATATCATGCTGAAAGAGAAAAG ATCCTTTTAGAAAAAGTAGTTTATGCTAAAGGCAGAAAAGTGTTCAGTGAAGAAAACAACTTCCAG AATGTAGATGTGATGGCACTAGATATAGCTGATTCTTCAGATGAAGATGAGGAGGATGAAGAAAACagtgatgaagaagaagaggaaaaagaagagTTTGATGAg AAGGAGGACATGAGTGAAAATGAAGACAACACAG GTATTCCTGATACAAAGTGGtggggaaaagaaaaatctgctTTCTACAGTGGTGATGTTGTTGAAGAATATGGAG ACTCTGATGAAGAGATGGATGAATTGGCACAAGAGGAAGAACGAGAAGCTTTAgcattacaaaaacaaatggctgCTTCCCTTGAGGAACAAGATTTTGATGCCGATATACTCGAG CTTCCGCATTTGTccaagaagaaaggaaaagaagatGAATTAGAAAAG GAAAAAATTGTGCAAGATCTGTCAAAGTTGtctaaagaagaaaagattgaG ATATTGATGAGAGATTCTCCAGAGCTTTTTAAACTTATGGATGAATTCAAGTCGAAG CTTAAAGAAGTCACAGAAAGGCTTCATCCGCTGGTGAAGTTGGCCAGAGCTGGACAGATTTCCGAAGAG GGAGCAAGCTATCTTGAACTGAAGCATCAGTTGTACCTCAA TTACTGCGTCAACATCGGCTTTTATTTATTGCTGAAAGCCAAAAAGATGTCTGTAAAAGATCATCCAGTGATGGCACGGCTTGTGCAGTACCAAAAG CTGATTACAGAACTGAAGCCGTTGgatgaaaaattgaaatcagaAGAAAAATTGCTGCTTACACAAAGCCAAATCCCAGAGCAAAATG GTTCACTGGAAGAATCTATGTTGCCAAGGGTCCCAACCAAG AAAGCATCTAAAAGACCTACTAAGACTGCAAAGTCAGCATCGTGTCTACTTGATGATGAGGGCAAAGTCCTCGAAGGGGATTCTGCAGTTGGAAAAGGACTGAAAGTAAAG AAGGTAAAAgtgaaagaggaaaagaaagcgAGTAGGAAAAGACAAGCTGAAGAGGATCGAGGTTTAATGGGTTCAGTGGAAGCCAATGGAGCTGTTAAACTTGCAAATGGAAAGAAGAAGGAAGCTGAACAAGCAACAGAAAG AGCCACCGAAGAACAGCCACTGGATGAAGAAAAAGACGTAACCGAGGAAGGAAAAAGAGCCATAACCAATCAG ATGTCGCAAAACAAGATTTTCAGAGccagaaagaagaagaaggaatgTTCTAATCCTCGAGTTAAACATAGAAAGAAGTATTACAAGGCCAAGATTAAGCACAAGAGTCAG GTTCTACCCGTTATGAACGAGCAATACCGGTATGGCGGTGAGATGACAGGGATCAAATCCAACCTTACAAGGAGTGTCAAGATcagataa
- the LOC141876470 gene encoding uncharacterized protein LOC141876470 isoform X2 — MNFKQMNHEKCSLGRSLNKDWTRGRIKHIPHQRRQKSACGAKSHRSYTSSPIRSASAFGFFEQNDEEINDTVKEFKLTLELFKRLTQQVREVNQCMNQQTNYSFKHHMNNGGISSPSLRRSQLALAMSKREIPATEAPYEPCNDLGPSCSSYLARPSSRQERSVSAPVPLQYPSSFSVPPSRVASPPPARPTSRSSTKRSSCKLIDRLKRERDLAEIDVQAKQEWEQSDSQFIKLFGPDQHSPVDSQFSFHDPYPQTWVDETVEDACFTGSKKTGPFMLRLRELEDLKEETVLWEMYKDERAKQGSKQALNATSNSRTQSARVITPQLTRAKSVNRLKRSSSAGKTSLSNHMVSQVYDDSSDGVQTFRNSGYQPGISFVPGSLYPEARSPMKAHSRTPTSKPSSGVNSKNHLSASHCLTIQTKDVRKQPSAPKCEKCSPRPAVIQRTSCASPRIVSSSFQSLRNQYALKATECYDIVELARTFDPPCKNEVKAAAKKNCATSSTENAVNKGIKPGKSYFSQRRISLTRLRPDGAISVRGVNPQNITRSTSGRCKSAKSGPKRR; from the exons AtgaattttaaacaaatgaacCATGAAAAATGCAGTCT TGGCAGAAGCCTAAACAAAGATTGGACTCGTGGACGTATCAAGCATATCCCACATCAACGTCGCCAAAAATCGGCTTGCGGAGCAAAG AGTCATCGTTCCTATACTTCTTCGCCTATTAGATCCGCGTCTGCGTTTGGCTTTTTCGAGCAGAATGATGAAGAAATCAACG aCACTGTCAAGGAGTTTAAATTAACACTG GAACTATTCAAGCGACTTACACAGCAAGTGCGAGAAGTCAATCAATGTATGAACCAGCAAACGAATTACAGTTTTAAG CATCATATGAACAATGGAGGAATAAGTAGTCCATCCTTGCGTCGAAGCCAACTGGCTCTAGCTATGAGTAAGAGAGAGATTCCTGCCACAGAAGCGCCCTATGAACCTTGTAACGACTTAGGACCAAGCTGCTCCAGCTACCTAGCAAGACCAAGCAGTAGGCAAGAAAG GAGTGTCAGCGCTCCAGTGCCTCTGCAGTACCCTTCTTCTTTTTCCGTCCCTCCTTCTCGTGTTGCATCTCCTCCACCCGCTCGGCCCACTTCTCGAAGCAGCACCAAACGCTCCTCGTGTAAACTCATCGATCGATTAAAACGAGAAAGGGATTTAGCGGAGATTGACGTCCAAGCTAAACAGGAATGGGAACAAAGCGATTCACAGTTTATAAAACTTTTTGGCCCAGATCAGCATTCTCCTGTGGATTCTCAGTTTAGCTTTCACGACCCTTATCCACAGACTTGGGTCGACGAAACGGTGGAGGATGCATGCTTTACAGGTTCTAAGAAAACAGGTCCGTTCATGCTCAGATTAAGAGAGTTAGAAGATTTGAAAGAGGAGACTGTTCTATGGGAAATGTACAAAGACGAGAGAGCGAAACAGGGAAGTAAGCAAGCGCTCAACGCAACGTCGAACTCGAGGACGCAATCTGCGAGAGTAATCACACCTCAGCTAACCCGCGCGAAATCGGTTAACAGACTGAAACGCTCATCTTCAGCCGGAAAAACGAGTTTGTCAAATCATATGGTTTCTCAAGTTTACGATGACAGTTCTGATGGCGTGCAGACATTTCGCAATAGTGGATACCAGCCGGGAATTTCATTCGTCCCGGGTTCGCTTTACCCCGAGGCGCGCTCGCCAATGAAAGCCCACTCTCGTACTCCCACCTCGAAGCCTTCAAGCGGAGTTAACTCGAAGAACCATCTCAGCGCTTCGCACTGTTTGACCATTCAAACGAAAGATGTACGCAAACAACCGTCGGCGCCAAAATGTGAAAAGTGTTCTCCAAGACCAGCAGTCATTCAAAGAACATCATGCGCTAGCCCACGGATTGTGTCTTCCTCGTTTCAGTCTCTTCGCAACCAGTACGCTCTGAAAGCAACGGAATGTTATGACATTGTTGAGTTAGCTAGAACGTTTGACCCTCCATGTAAGAATGAAGTAAAGGCAgcagcgaaaaaaaattgtgcaaCCTCTTCGACAGAAAATGCCGTAAACAAGGGCATTAAGCCAGGAAAAAGTTACTTTTCGCAACGCAGAATTTCCTTAACTCGGTTAAGGCCAGACGGGGCCATTTCTGTCAGAGGGGTGAACCCACAGAACATTACGCGCTCCACTTCCGGCCGCTGTAAATCCGCTAAGAGTGGACCTAAAAGAAGATAA
- the LOC141876473 gene encoding something about silencing protein 10-like isoform X2, whose product MGRRKRGKPWKRSEHDQEEEEYDKPDPNSVDFIYDNVDKYHAEREKILLEKVVYAKGRKVFSEENNFQNVDVMALDIADSSDEDEEDEENSDEEEEEKEEFDEKEDMSENEDNTGIPDTKWWGKEKSAFYSGDVVEEYGDSDEEMDELAQEEEREALALQKQMAASLEEQDFDADILELPHLSKKKGKEDELEKEKIVQDLSKLSKEEKIEILMRDSPELFKLMDEFKSKLKEVTERLHPLVKLARAGQISEEGASYLELKHQLYLNYCVNIGFYLLLKAKKMSVKDHPVMARLVQYQKLITELKPLDEKLKSEEKLLLTQSQIPEQNGSLEESMLPRVPTKKASKRPTKTAKSASCLLDDEGKVLEGDSAVGKGLKKVKVKEEKKASRKRQAEEDRGLMGSVEANGAVKLANGKKKEAEQATERATEEQPLDEEKDVTEEGKRAITNQMSQNKIFRARKKKKECSNPRVKHRKKYYKAKIKHKSQVLPVMNEQYRYGGEMTGIKSNLTRSVKIR is encoded by the exons ATGGGTAGAAGGAAAAG AGGTAAGCCATGGAAAAGATCTGAACATGACCAAGAGGAGGAAGAGTATGATAAGCCTGACCCT AATTCAGTTGACTTCATTTATGATAATGTTGATAAATATCATGCTGAAAGAGAAAAG ATCCTTTTAGAAAAAGTAGTTTATGCTAAAGGCAGAAAAGTGTTCAGTGAAGAAAACAACTTCCAG AATGTAGATGTGATGGCACTAGATATAGCTGATTCTTCAGATGAAGATGAGGAGGATGAAGAAAACagtgatgaagaagaagaggaaaaagaagagTTTGATGAg AAGGAGGACATGAGTGAAAATGAAGACAACACAG GTATTCCTGATACAAAGTGGtggggaaaagaaaaatctgctTTCTACAGTGGTGATGTTGTTGAAGAATATGGAG ACTCTGATGAAGAGATGGATGAATTGGCACAAGAGGAAGAACGAGAAGCTTTAgcattacaaaaacaaatggctgCTTCCCTTGAGGAACAAGATTTTGATGCCGATATACTCGAG CTTCCGCATTTGTccaagaagaaaggaaaagaagatGAATTAGAAAAG GAAAAAATTGTGCAAGATCTGTCAAAGTTGtctaaagaagaaaagattgaG ATATTGATGAGAGATTCTCCAGAGCTTTTTAAACTTATGGATGAATTCAAGTCGAAG CTTAAAGAAGTCACAGAAAGGCTTCATCCGCTGGTGAAGTTGGCCAGAGCTGGACAGATTTCCGAAGAG GGAGCAAGCTATCTTGAACTGAAGCATCAGTTGTACCTCAA TTACTGCGTCAACATCGGCTTTTATTTATTGCTGAAAGCCAAAAAGATGTCTGTAAAAGATCATCCAGTGATGGCACGGCTTGTGCAGTACCAAAAG CTGATTACAGAACTGAAGCCGTTGgatgaaaaattgaaatcagaAGAAAAATTGCTGCTTACACAAAGCCAAATCCCAGAGCAAAATG GTTCACTGGAAGAATCTATGTTGCCAAGGGTCCCAACCAAG AAAGCATCTAAAAGACCTACTAAGACTGCAAAGTCAGCATCGTGTCTACTTGATGATGAGGGCAAAGTCCTCGAAGGGGATTCTGCAGTTGGAAAAGGACTGAAA AAGGTAAAAgtgaaagaggaaaagaaagcgAGTAGGAAAAGACAAGCTGAAGAGGATCGAGGTTTAATGGGTTCAGTGGAAGCCAATGGAGCTGTTAAACTTGCAAATGGAAAGAAGAAGGAAGCTGAACAAGCAACAGAAAG AGCCACCGAAGAACAGCCACTGGATGAAGAAAAAGACGTAACCGAGGAAGGAAAAAGAGCCATAACCAATCAG ATGTCGCAAAACAAGATTTTCAGAGccagaaagaagaagaaggaatgTTCTAATCCTCGAGTTAAACATAGAAAGAAGTATTACAAGGCCAAGATTAAGCACAAGAGTCAG GTTCTACCCGTTATGAACGAGCAATACCGGTATGGCGGTGAGATGACAGGGATCAAATCCAACCTTACAAGGAGTGTCAAGATcagataa
- the LOC141876500 gene encoding uncharacterized protein LOC141876500 isoform X1: MIFHREFYLMKWIVIIFSLLMLCANEGDTHCSRPLSRIVRNQLKEHFHSVFLSKNQEPHSKCPLHSSNDLYSIQEEHKSQEYASKWVCNFCGKAFYNENYLDKHFDNKHSDMLVKGSSVCLADFCDIFRCQLFENRRSDHFWEKKLCNEDRLRVLRRRCEALIRSCLPQSNLSVEGELEIFEAIGANTCSLLNCKDFWKQTNEMMPTWKIVLFAVVTPFFFIALIMYYYALADYYYGEFAVDSRTSDDEEHWSSSAWDSGGNELRRRYGDRPLTY, translated from the exons ATGATATTCCATAGAGAATTTTACCTAATGAAATGGATAGTGATAATATTCTCTCTG TTAATGCTTTGTGCCAACGAAGGAGACACCCACTGTTCACGTCCTCTTTCAAGGATTGTTAGAAATCAGCTTAAGGag catttccATAGTGTTTTTCTGTCCAAGAATCAAGAGCCTCACAGTAAATGCCCATTGCATTCATCCAATGATTTATATAGCATACAAGAAGAACATAAAAGCCAAGAATATGCTTCTAAATGGGTCTGCAACTTCTGTGGCAAGGCGTTCTACAATGAAAATTACCTGGATAAACACTTTGACAACAAGCATAGTGATATGCTAGTaaag GGTTCATCTGTTTGCCTGGCTGACTTCTGTGACATATTTAGATGTCAACTATTTGAAAACAGAAGGTCAGATCACTTTTGGGAAAAGAAACTTTGCAATGAAGATAGATTGAGGGTTCTTAGGAGACGATGTGAG GCCCTGATTCGCAGCTGCCTGCCACAAAGTAATCTATCAGTTGAAGGAGAACTTGAGATTTTTG AGGCGATTGGAGCTAACACGTGTTCACTGCTAAACTGCAAAGATTtctggaaacaaacaaacgaaatg atgcCTACGTGGAAAATTGTCCTCTTTGCTGTTGTAacgccatttttctttatagCGCTTATTATGTATTACTACGCCCTGGCGGATTATTACTA tggCGAGTTTGCTGTTGACAGTAGGACGTCAGACGACGAGGAACATTGGTCTTCATCAGCTTGGGACTCTGGAGGAAATGAACTAAGAAGGAGATACGGGGACCGCCCGCTAACTTATTAG
- the LOC141876470 gene encoding uncharacterized protein LOC141876470 isoform X1, which produces MTVPARYVMVQPSLCAVYAQNWQIPNPSTSVTHRNYFHSGRSLNKDWTRGRIKHIPHQRRQKSACGAKSHRSYTSSPIRSASAFGFFEQNDEEINDTVKEFKLTLELFKRLTQQVREVNQCMNQQTNYSFKHHMNNGGISSPSLRRSQLALAMSKREIPATEAPYEPCNDLGPSCSSYLARPSSRQERSVSAPVPLQYPSSFSVPPSRVASPPPARPTSRSSTKRSSCKLIDRLKRERDLAEIDVQAKQEWEQSDSQFIKLFGPDQHSPVDSQFSFHDPYPQTWVDETVEDACFTGSKKTGPFMLRLRELEDLKEETVLWEMYKDERAKQGSKQALNATSNSRTQSARVITPQLTRAKSVNRLKRSSSAGKTSLSNHMVSQVYDDSSDGVQTFRNSGYQPGISFVPGSLYPEARSPMKAHSRTPTSKPSSGVNSKNHLSASHCLTIQTKDVRKQPSAPKCEKCSPRPAVIQRTSCASPRIVSSSFQSLRNQYALKATECYDIVELARTFDPPCKNEVKAAAKKNCATSSTENAVNKGIKPGKSYFSQRRISLTRLRPDGAISVRGVNPQNITRSTSGRCKSAKSGPKRR; this is translated from the exons ATGACCGTCCCAGCAAGATATGTTATGGTACAGCCCTCTTTGTGTGCTGTATACGCACAAAATTGGCAGATTCCGAATCCCTCTACATCTGTCACTCacagaaattattttcacaG TGGCAGAAGCCTAAACAAAGATTGGACTCGTGGACGTATCAAGCATATCCCACATCAACGTCGCCAAAAATCGGCTTGCGGAGCAAAG AGTCATCGTTCCTATACTTCTTCGCCTATTAGATCCGCGTCTGCGTTTGGCTTTTTCGAGCAGAATGATGAAGAAATCAACG aCACTGTCAAGGAGTTTAAATTAACACTG GAACTATTCAAGCGACTTACACAGCAAGTGCGAGAAGTCAATCAATGTATGAACCAGCAAACGAATTACAGTTTTAAG CATCATATGAACAATGGAGGAATAAGTAGTCCATCCTTGCGTCGAAGCCAACTGGCTCTAGCTATGAGTAAGAGAGAGATTCCTGCCACAGAAGCGCCCTATGAACCTTGTAACGACTTAGGACCAAGCTGCTCCAGCTACCTAGCAAGACCAAGCAGTAGGCAAGAAAG GAGTGTCAGCGCTCCAGTGCCTCTGCAGTACCCTTCTTCTTTTTCCGTCCCTCCTTCTCGTGTTGCATCTCCTCCACCCGCTCGGCCCACTTCTCGAAGCAGCACCAAACGCTCCTCGTGTAAACTCATCGATCGATTAAAACGAGAAAGGGATTTAGCGGAGATTGACGTCCAAGCTAAACAGGAATGGGAACAAAGCGATTCACAGTTTATAAAACTTTTTGGCCCAGATCAGCATTCTCCTGTGGATTCTCAGTTTAGCTTTCACGACCCTTATCCACAGACTTGGGTCGACGAAACGGTGGAGGATGCATGCTTTACAGGTTCTAAGAAAACAGGTCCGTTCATGCTCAGATTAAGAGAGTTAGAAGATTTGAAAGAGGAGACTGTTCTATGGGAAATGTACAAAGACGAGAGAGCGAAACAGGGAAGTAAGCAAGCGCTCAACGCAACGTCGAACTCGAGGACGCAATCTGCGAGAGTAATCACACCTCAGCTAACCCGCGCGAAATCGGTTAACAGACTGAAACGCTCATCTTCAGCCGGAAAAACGAGTTTGTCAAATCATATGGTTTCTCAAGTTTACGATGACAGTTCTGATGGCGTGCAGACATTTCGCAATAGTGGATACCAGCCGGGAATTTCATTCGTCCCGGGTTCGCTTTACCCCGAGGCGCGCTCGCCAATGAAAGCCCACTCTCGTACTCCCACCTCGAAGCCTTCAAGCGGAGTTAACTCGAAGAACCATCTCAGCGCTTCGCACTGTTTGACCATTCAAACGAAAGATGTACGCAAACAACCGTCGGCGCCAAAATGTGAAAAGTGTTCTCCAAGACCAGCAGTCATTCAAAGAACATCATGCGCTAGCCCACGGATTGTGTCTTCCTCGTTTCAGTCTCTTCGCAACCAGTACGCTCTGAAAGCAACGGAATGTTATGACATTGTTGAGTTAGCTAGAACGTTTGACCCTCCATGTAAGAATGAAGTAAAGGCAgcagcgaaaaaaaattgtgcaaCCTCTTCGACAGAAAATGCCGTAAACAAGGGCATTAAGCCAGGAAAAAGTTACTTTTCGCAACGCAGAATTTCCTTAACTCGGTTAAGGCCAGACGGGGCCATTTCTGTCAGAGGGGTGAACCCACAGAACATTACGCGCTCCACTTCCGGCCGCTGTAAATCCGCTAAGAGTGGACCTAAAAGAAGATAA
- the LOC141876500 gene encoding uncharacterized protein LOC141876500 isoform X2 gives MLCANEGDTHCSRPLSRIVRNQLKEHFHSVFLSKNQEPHSKCPLHSSNDLYSIQEEHKSQEYASKWVCNFCGKAFYNENYLDKHFDNKHSDMLVKGSSVCLADFCDIFRCQLFENRRSDHFWEKKLCNEDRLRVLRRRCEALIRSCLPQSNLSVEGELEIFEAIGANTCSLLNCKDFWKQTNEMMPTWKIVLFAVVTPFFFIALIMYYYALADYYYGEFAVDSRTSDDEEHWSSSAWDSGGNELRRRYGDRPLTY, from the exons ATGCTTTGTGCCAACGAAGGAGACACCCACTGTTCACGTCCTCTTTCAAGGATTGTTAGAAATCAGCTTAAGGag catttccATAGTGTTTTTCTGTCCAAGAATCAAGAGCCTCACAGTAAATGCCCATTGCATTCATCCAATGATTTATATAGCATACAAGAAGAACATAAAAGCCAAGAATATGCTTCTAAATGGGTCTGCAACTTCTGTGGCAAGGCGTTCTACAATGAAAATTACCTGGATAAACACTTTGACAACAAGCATAGTGATATGCTAGTaaag GGTTCATCTGTTTGCCTGGCTGACTTCTGTGACATATTTAGATGTCAACTATTTGAAAACAGAAGGTCAGATCACTTTTGGGAAAAGAAACTTTGCAATGAAGATAGATTGAGGGTTCTTAGGAGACGATGTGAG GCCCTGATTCGCAGCTGCCTGCCACAAAGTAATCTATCAGTTGAAGGAGAACTTGAGATTTTTG AGGCGATTGGAGCTAACACGTGTTCACTGCTAAACTGCAAAGATTtctggaaacaaacaaacgaaatg atgcCTACGTGGAAAATTGTCCTCTTTGCTGTTGTAacgccatttttctttatagCGCTTATTATGTATTACTACGCCCTGGCGGATTATTACTA tggCGAGTTTGCTGTTGACAGTAGGACGTCAGACGACGAGGAACATTGGTCTTCATCAGCTTGGGACTCTGGAGGAAATGAACTAAGAAGGAGATACGGGGACCGCCCGCTAACTTATTAG